The Pseudomonas hefeiensis genomic sequence GCGTACCAATATGCCCGGCCGGGGGCTCATCAGGATGCTCACGCTGGGGGCATTCGTGACCCCCTCGTTCATCGGTGCACTGGGGTGGATTTTGCTCGCGGCACCTAACGCCGGTTGGCTGAATACGCTCTATCGACAAATCTCGGGCGGCGATTTGCCCCTGTTCAACATCTACTCCATGAGCGGCGCAATCTTCGTCTGCGCCATCTATACCGTTCCGTATACCTTCACCATCGTCGCAAGTGCACTTGATGAAATGGCGGTCGAACTGGAAGACGCGGCGACGACCCTCGGCGCCAGCGTTTTACGCACAATGTTCAGCGTGACCATCCCGATGGTGATGCCTTCGGTTATCGTCGGTTTCATTCTGTCCTTCATTCAGGGGATGACCCTGTTCGGTGTTCCAGCCTTTTTGCTCACACCTTCAGGGACATCGGTCGTCACCACTAAACTGGCCGAGTTCTATCAGTTGTTCCCGCCTGAGCTATACATGGCGGCGGCGTATTGCATGCCGCTTCTGTTGCTCACTGGTGGGTTGTTCTGGGTACGCAAAAAAATGCTTGGCCGCAGACGCTTTGTGATGATCGGTGGCAAGAGCCGGGCGGGGCGCAGCATTGATCTGAAAGGCTGGCGCTGGGCCGGGTTGTTGTTCGCGCTGATTGTCCCGGTGACGGCGGTGATCCTGCCTTACTTCGCCTTGATCGTCGTTTCTCTCTCCAAAGCCTGGGGCCAGGGACCATCGTTGAGCAACCTGACGTTTCACTGGTATCGATGGGCGATTCTGGAGAACGCTGAAACTCAGGCGGCGATTATCAACTCATTGGCCTACGCCGCCATCGGCGCCAGTCTTTGCGTCCTGCTCGGAACCCTCATTGCTTACATCGTCGAACGCCGCCTGGTCGCGGGCACGACCATTATCGCAGCGTTGACCAATCTGCCGATCATCATCCCTGGGATTGTGTTGTCGGTGGGCTTCTTCGCCGCCTATACCCAGCCACCCTTGAGCCTATACGGGACCTCGGCGATCATCATTGCGGCGTTCGTCGCGACGTTCCTGCCGATCGCTTATTCGCATGGCGAGGCAATGCTCAAGGGCATCAGCCCGGACCTGGAGCGGGTTGCACGAATTCTGGGCGCCAGTGAGTCGAAGACATTCGCCAGCATCACGGCTCCGCTGATGAGGTCCGGGCTGATTTCAGGTTGGCTGTTGGTGTTTATCCCCGTGATGCGGGAGCTCTCAGTCGCGGTGTTCCTGATAACGCCCAGCACTAACGTCATGACCACTTTGATTTACAACTACAAGGATGGCGGCAATTACGAGGCGGTGGCTGCCGCCAGCGTATTGCTTCTGGTTGTCACCATGATGGTGGTGGCGATCGCTCAAATGCTCAGCGTGAAGCTGGCGAAACATAAGCGTGCCAGTGTTGAACCCGGAGTCGCCCAATGAGCCAGATCCAGATCCGTGATTTGCAAAAAAGCTTCGGCCCGTTCCAGGCGCTGAAAGGTATCGACCTGACCGTGGAGGATGGAACGCTGCTGGCGTTGCTTGGCCCATCCGGCTGCGGAAAATCGACCACACTGCAGTTGCTGGCCGGTTTCGAAACCCCCTCTGCAGGCGAAATCTGCGTTAATGACCGGGTTATTTCCAGTTCGCAAGGCGTGGTCCCTCCAGAGCGCCGGGATATTTCGCTGGTCTTTCAAAACTACGCAGTGTGGCCGCACAAAACCGTTGCCGAGAACGTGGCGTTTGGCTTGCAGGTACGCAAGGTGCCGCGCGCAGCCCTGCAAGAAAAGCTCACCAAAACCCTGAAGACCGTACACCTCGACCATCTGGCTGACCGCTACCCCTCCGAGTTGTCGGGTGGGCAACAGCAACGTGTGGCGCTGGCGCGGGCGCTTATTGTCGAGCCAAGCATTCTATTGCTCGACGAACCGCTGTCGAACCTTGATGCGCACCTTCGAGAAGAAATGCGCTTCGAAATTCGTCGAGTACATGACTTGCTTGGACTGACGACAGTCTACGTCACCCACGATCAGGGTGAGGCCTTGGTGACGGCCAACCAAGTGGCGGTCATGAATGGAGGCAGCGTGCAACAGCTGGGTTCGCCGAGGGAAATTTTCGAGCTGCCGGCCAACGCGTTTGTCGCGGCGTTCATCGGCAGCAACAACGTGATCAAAGGCGTGTTGACGGGGCCCGGCACATTGCGCTTCGGCGAACAGTCATTGATGGGGGTTGACCGCAGTGGGGCCGGTCCTGGTGCAGGGATCACCCTGTGCATCCGTCCCTCCAAAGTTCGCATCGTCGGACCCAATCAAGGTGTGACCAATGTGCTGCCCGGCACGGTGCTGCGCACGGCCTACCTCGGCGAGTATTGCGACGTGTTGGTGGACATTGGTGCTGGCCTTTCGGTGCGCGCCTTTACCCCTCCAACTAAGGACTATCGGGTGGGGCAGGTGTTGATGCTGCATTTACCGGAACAGGATTGTCATCTGCTGCAATCCGGAGAACGAGTTAACAGTTAAACCAGCAGAGCGGCAGCGACCTCCCTGCTGTAGCACTCAATAAATGGCCTGACAGGATTCAACTATGAAAATCGAAGAGAGCGGCGAAATTGTTCGGTTACGACGTGGGAGCGTTGAATGGATCATTTTCAATCGACCTCACGCTTTGAACGCGATGTCGCCAGCCATGGAAGAAACGTTGACGCACATCTTCCAAGAGCTTGCACACGATGCCTCGGTCAAGGCACTGGTGCTGACCGGCTCAACCGGAAAAAGGCCCTCGTTCATGGCAGGGGCAGATTTCGGCACACTGGAGGATGCGAAGACGACAGCCGAGTTTCTTGAACTCGAAGCTCACAGTGAAACGCTCATCCGGTCGCTCGAAGCGCTGACGTTCCCCACCATTGCCGCTATTGCGGGGCCGTGCGTGGGCGGGGGCGCGCTGATTGCCGCGGCGTGTGATGTGCGCCTCATCAGCCGGTCGGCGAGGTATGGATTCCCCATTGCCCGGACCGTTGGCAATTGCCTCAGTGCCCTGAACTATCAGCGTCTTGTCGATCTGTTCGGCACGGCGGTGACCAAAGAAATGGTGTTCAGCGCTCGCTTGCTGGATGCCCCGGCTTTGATGGCAAGCGGCGCGTTCCGGGAGCTGGTCGACGAAGACGCGTTGGAAGCTGCCGCCGAACGGGTCGCAGAACATCTGGTGCAGCTTGCGCCACTGACGTTATGGGCGACCAAAACCATCTTGCGCCGACTTCGCGACGTAAAACTGGCAAGCGTCGACGACGAGGATGTGTTGTTGCATTGCTATCACTCAGCTGATTTTCGTGAAGGCGTCGCAGCGTTTCAGCAAAAACGTTCCCCTCTATGGAAAGGGCTTTAGAACGACCTTGCGGTGTCTTGAAGCACCGGTATTATCGCGTTACCTAGAGTAGAAAGTGCTGACGTCTGGATGAGCAGCGGCTTTCTCTAATTTAACTCCTCATTATTCGCTGGCAACTTTAATTGCCGGGCAGGGTGAAGTCATGTCGATTGAATCTGAAATACCCAATAAAGGGCCTCTTAGCGGCATCCGTGTCATCGATGCCACACATATGTTGGCAGGGCCTTATTCAACTTGGCTGCTCGCGATGCTCGGGGCTGACGTCATCAAGATTGAACGGCCGCAAGGCGGGGATTACACCCGCAGCGTTGCGCCGTTCAAAGGCAAGAAAAGTATCTACTTCAATAGCGTCAACCGAAACAAACGCAGCGTCGCGCTGAACCTGAAAGAGGAAGAGGGCAAAGCTGTTCTTCGCCAGTTGCTGACAACTGCCGACGTGTTCATTGAAAACAACCGGGCGGGGGTGATGGAACGATTGGGGTTTGGTTATGAAGCCGTGAGTGAGCTGAACCCGAAACTGATTTACGCGGCCATTTCAGGTTTTGGGCAGGATGGCCCTTATAAACATTTGCCATCTTTTGACGTGGTCGCACAGGCGATGTCCGGCATGATGAGCATTACCGGCGAAGAGTTCGGACCACCTGCACGTGTGGGCATTTCGCTGGGCGATATCGGATCTGGCTTATTCACCACCGTCGGGGTGCTGGCAGCGCTGGTGGGCAGGGGGCAGGAGGGCGGAAAGGGGGCGTTTATCGATATTTCGATGCTTGATTGCCAACTGGCAATGATGGAGAACGCTGTTGCGCGTTTCCTGCAGGTGGGTGATCTACCGCGCCGCCTGGG encodes the following:
- a CDS encoding enoyl-CoA hydratase; its protein translation is MKIEESGEIVRLRRGSVEWIIFNRPHALNAMSPAMEETLTHIFQELAHDASVKALVLTGSTGKRPSFMAGADFGTLEDAKTTAEFLELEAHSETLIRSLEALTFPTIAAIAGPCVGGGALIAAACDVRLISRSARYGFPIARTVGNCLSALNYQRLVDLFGTAVTKEMVFSARLLDAPALMASGAFRELVDEDALEAAAERVAEHLVQLAPLTLWATKTILRRLRDVKLASVDDEDVLLHCYHSADFREGVAAFQQKRSPLWKGL
- a CDS encoding CaiB/BaiF CoA transferase family protein — translated: MSIESEIPNKGPLSGIRVIDATHMLAGPYSTWLLAMLGADVIKIERPQGGDYTRSVAPFKGKKSIYFNSVNRNKRSVALNLKEEEGKAVLRQLLTTADVFIENNRAGVMERLGFGYEAVSELNPKLIYAAISGFGQDGPYKHLPSFDVVAQAMSGMMSITGEEFGPPARVGISLGDIGSGLFTTVGVLAALVGRGQEGGKGAFIDISMLDCQLAMMENAVARFLQVGDLPRRLGSRHALIAPFQAFATADEQIAICVDTEEQWQRMCIAMQRPEWIDDPLLRDGPLRAQNHAHLEPLMIARLQENGREFWMATLQAADVPCSPINSVAEAIADPQVQHRGMIVEVPAQSGNCYVKQPVHMPYTEMVEEKPSPSLGEHSVSVLRELGYSDEQIFVFKARGVI
- a CDS encoding ABC transporter ATP-binding protein, which produces MSQIQIRDLQKSFGPFQALKGIDLTVEDGTLLALLGPSGCGKSTTLQLLAGFETPSAGEICVNDRVISSSQGVVPPERRDISLVFQNYAVWPHKTVAENVAFGLQVRKVPRAALQEKLTKTLKTVHLDHLADRYPSELSGGQQQRVALARALIVEPSILLLDEPLSNLDAHLREEMRFEIRRVHDLLGLTTVYVTHDQGEALVTANQVAVMNGGSVQQLGSPREIFELPANAFVAAFIGSNNVIKGVLTGPGTLRFGEQSLMGVDRSGAGPGAGITLCIRPSKVRIVGPNQGVTNVLPGTVLRTAYLGEYCDVLVDIGAGLSVRAFTPPTKDYRVGQVLMLHLPEQDCHLLQSGERVNS
- a CDS encoding ABC transporter permease, which translates into the protein MGVFAIGTSSASVGAELRRHRPWVRWTVVAVVLAALFLLVAQPVGWILFNSVHDDATQQWTLNNYVRLVTAKGMLQPITNSIILAFSTAAISTLLGVPLAWLVARTNMPGRGLIRMLTLGAFVTPSFIGALGWILLAAPNAGWLNTLYRQISGGDLPLFNIYSMSGAIFVCAIYTVPYTFTIVASALDEMAVELEDAATTLGASVLRTMFSVTIPMVMPSVIVGFILSFIQGMTLFGVPAFLLTPSGTSVVTTKLAEFYQLFPPELYMAAAYCMPLLLLTGGLFWVRKKMLGRRRFVMIGGKSRAGRSIDLKGWRWAGLLFALIVPVTAVILPYFALIVVSLSKAWGQGPSLSNLTFHWYRWAILENAETQAAIINSLAYAAIGASLCVLLGTLIAYIVERRLVAGTTIIAALTNLPIIIPGIVLSVGFFAAYTQPPLSLYGTSAIIIAAFVATFLPIAYSHGEAMLKGISPDLERVARILGASESKTFASITAPLMRSGLISGWLLVFIPVMRELSVAVFLITPSTNVMTTLIYNYKDGGNYEAVAAASVLLLVVTMMVVAIAQMLSVKLAKHKRASVEPGVAQ